Proteins found in one Labrus bergylta chromosome 8, fLabBer1.1, whole genome shotgun sequence genomic segment:
- the LOC109986662 gene encoding trypsin-3, whose protein sequence is MKLLLLLTLFGGAVALKDEDKIVGGYECPKNSVPHQVSLFTGYNYCGGILLSEEWVLSAAHCKSKSDIEIRLGEHDIWEPEGTEQHIMSAKFIQHPDYNSRSKDNDIMLIKLNRPATLNSYVRPARLPSKCASDETMCRISGWGNIRPSDEGSKFPHKLQCLEVPLLSDDTCFNAYPFQITENMICAGYLEGGKDSCQGDSGGPMMCDGELQGVVSWGKGCAQSNKPGVYTKVCNYISWIKNIMASF, encoded by the exons ATGAAGCTGCTCCTTCTTCTGACTCTCTTTGGAGGGGCAG TTGCTCTGAAGGATGAGGACAAGATAGTTGGAGGATATGAGTGTCCAAAAAACTCTGTACCCCACCAAGTATCTCTCTTTACGGGGTACAACTACTGTGGTGGGATCCTGCTGTCTGAGGAGTGGGTGCTGTCTGCTGCACACTGCAAATCCAA GTCAGATATAGAAATTCGACTCGGTGAGCATGACATCTGGGAACCTGAAGGGACTGAACAGCACATCATGTCTGCCAAGTTTATCCAACACCCTGACTACAACTCCCGCTCAAAGGACAATGATATCATGCTGATCAAGCTAAATCGACCAGCTACCCTGAACAGCTACGTACGCCCAGCTAGACTTCCTTCAAAGTGTGCCAGTGATGAAACAATGTGCCGGATCTCTGGATGGGGAAATATTCGTCCCAGTGACGAGGGTT CAAAGTTTCCTCATAAGCTGCAATGTCTGGAGGTCCCTCTCTTGAGTGATGACACATGCTTTAATGCATATCCTTTCCAAATCACTGAGAACATGATCTGTGCTGGCTACCTGGAGGGGGGAAAGGACTCCTGTCAG GGTGACTCTGGGGGACCCATGATGTGTGATGGAGAGCTCCAAGGTGTCGTGTCCTGGGGTAAGGGCTGTGCCCAGAGCAACAAGCCTGGGGTCTACACTAAAGTGTGCAACTACATCTCCTGGATCAAGAACATCATGGCGTCTTTTTGA